A window of Halalkalibacillus sediminis contains these coding sequences:
- a CDS encoding YkvA family protein translates to MFERIRNKFRKRNEIGKQDIYTAKEEADQLSEAEIHEHQKHYSSSDLWEKVQNVAKKAGSNVIYAVLLLYYTLQNRDIPKRLKMTIYGALGYFILPFDLIPDWLVGVGYVDDLSVLVYAIGQLVQYIDEDIKIMAKQKLTTWFGEDVDTKLVDDNL, encoded by the coding sequence ATGTTCGAACGAATACGAAATAAGTTTAGAAAACGTAATGAAATAGGTAAACAAGATATTTATACTGCTAAAGAAGAAGCGGATCAATTAAGTGAGGCAGAAATTCATGAGCATCAGAAACATTACTCTTCCTCTGACTTATGGGAAAAAGTTCAAAACGTAGCGAAAAAAGCTGGATCCAATGTGATTTATGCAGTACTTCTTTTATATTACACCCTCCAGAATAGAGACATACCGAAAAGACTCAAAATGACCATTTACGGTGCTCTTGGTTATTTCATCTTACCATTTGACTTGATTCCGGACTGGCTTGTGGGGGTTGGTTATGTCGATGACTTGAGTGTATTGGTATATGCCATTGGCCAACTCGTGCAATATATAGATGAGGATATTAAAATCATGGCCAAGCAGAAGCTTACCACTTGGTTCGGTGAAGATGTGGATACAAAGCTGGTGGATGACAATCTGTAG
- a CDS encoding efflux RND transporter periplasmic adaptor subunit — MRKRWMMVIAVLVVGINSLLLFFDTEGKVDRISYVNEWVHAEEADMAEKLYKFGVLDAVEDNHVYYNESLGEFQEFLIDEGEEVSAGDPLFTYNVADFYETFNTLNSDSQRLDGEIDAIEDAITEMERYRVPDSGGVSNSTFSLDEEGLEIDLAESTTEAEFMREQYLIEKEKELAQKEAQLSSVESQLSELENTGDTITVESSYDGIVKNVSYDLGAPLVTIESSELEVVGELTEEERTRVEEGMDVEMTLGEQDVLVEGTIVFLSKTPKENSIDEERVYPFAISVDGEELGENEMLAGYHSNMTITLLDSPETVVLHEDVVFMNRVWKMNEEGLMIQKPIDRGIKMQELVEIAEGIEVGDIIAKSPEDEFRDEAPFITKLQSDDLTRDAIKDERSNWKEFLVTGLISR; from the coding sequence ATGAGAAAAAGATGGATGATGGTCATTGCCGTTTTGGTTGTTGGGATTAATTCGTTGCTGTTATTTTTTGATACTGAAGGAAAAGTGGACCGCATTTCTTACGTAAATGAATGGGTTCATGCCGAAGAGGCCGATATGGCTGAGAAGTTATATAAGTTTGGCGTGCTTGATGCCGTTGAAGATAACCATGTGTATTACAACGAAAGCTTGGGGGAATTCCAAGAGTTTTTGATAGATGAAGGAGAGGAAGTATCCGCGGGTGACCCTTTATTTACATATAATGTGGCAGATTTTTATGAAACGTTCAATACGTTAAATAGTGACTCACAACGGTTAGATGGAGAGATTGATGCGATTGAAGATGCGATCACTGAAATGGAACGATACCGTGTGCCGGATTCAGGAGGGGTCTCTAACTCAACATTCTCCTTAGATGAAGAAGGTTTAGAGATTGATTTAGCTGAATCGACGACAGAAGCAGAATTTATGAGAGAACAATATTTAATTGAAAAAGAGAAAGAGTTAGCACAAAAGGAAGCTCAATTGTCGAGTGTGGAAAGCCAGTTAAGTGAGCTTGAAAACACTGGGGACACAATTACTGTGGAAAGTTCATACGATGGCATTGTAAAAAATGTATCTTATGATTTAGGTGCGCCTTTAGTGACGATTGAGAGTTCTGAACTTGAAGTAGTCGGGGAGCTGACTGAAGAAGAACGTACTCGGGTCGAAGAAGGTATGGACGTTGAAATGACCTTGGGTGAGCAGGATGTTCTCGTTGAAGGAACGATCGTTTTCTTAAGTAAGACGCCTAAGGAAAATTCAATAGACGAAGAGCGTGTCTATCCATTCGCGATATCTGTCGATGGAGAAGAACTGGGAGAAAATGAAATGCTTGCTGGCTATCATTCGAACATGACAATCACATTGTTAGACTCACCTGAAACCGTTGTTTTGCATGAAGATGTAGTATTCATGAACCGTGTGTGGAAAATGAATGAAGAGGGACTTATGATTCAAAAACCGATTGATCGTGGTATTAAGATGCAAGAGCTCGTGGAAATTGCTGAAGGAATAGAAGTCGGTGATATCATTGCTAAGAGCCCTGAAGATGAATTTCGAGATGAAGCTCCTTTCATCACAAAGCTACAAAGTGATGACCTTACACGTGATGCAATTAAGGATGAGCGAAGCAATTGGAAGGAATTTCTCGTAACTGGTTTGATTTCAAGATAA
- a CDS encoding AbrB/MazE/SpoVT family DNA-binding domain-containing protein, which translates to MSQEFKRVRVSKQRQITIPKDFYDASGITDEVTIEFNGKEIIVRKAEYEQVDFSTDILRDLVEQGYEGKQLITKFEEIKAQIPNALNIMVEEAKKGPSFHSSDDLDEYLDALEDDEDQSPS; encoded by the coding sequence GTGAGTCAAGAATTTAAACGTGTTCGCGTCTCGAAGCAGCGGCAAATTACTATCCCTAAAGATTTTTATGATGCTTCCGGAATTACTGATGAAGTGACCATTGAGTTTAATGGCAAGGAGATTATCGTTAGAAAAGCTGAATATGAACAAGTAGACTTTTCCACTGACATTTTGAGAGATTTAGTGGAACAAGGTTATGAAGGCAAACAATTAATAACCAAATTCGAAGAAATAAAAGCTCAAATCCCAAATGCATTAAACATTATGGTCGAGGAGGCAAAAAAAGGTCCATCCTTTCACTCTTCCGATGATTTAGATGAGTATTTAGATGCCTTGGAGGATGATGAGGATCAATCTCCAAGTTAA
- a CDS encoding DMT family transporter has protein sequence MIKIYGLLLIVMLMWGLNVSALKVLVDAIDPILLTSVRVFTAGVAVLILCAFMGIFRLPMKHEWLIIFYLSIFNVILHHTFIAVGLERTSGVNAALILGLMPLVTVVMALIILRQRVTVVRVIGFILGFVGVAITTLTGAEGLAGVSLGDLIVFLGVVVQGFSFVLISKLKPTFDPRLITGYLLVFGSLFIFGLSMILGSELKEINQLFDWKLGSVFLFSAILATAFGHMTYNFAIKKVGPAESAIFINLNTLFAIIGASVFLNEVITIYHFAGFVMILSGVFIGTGALEHLIRQRKAS, from the coding sequence ATGATTAAAATTTACGGTCTTTTACTAATAGTCATGTTGATGTGGGGGTTGAATGTATCTGCACTGAAAGTACTGGTGGATGCAATCGACCCGATTTTGCTGACCTCAGTAAGAGTTTTTACTGCGGGTGTAGCGGTGTTAATCCTTTGTGCATTCATGGGAATCTTCCGTTTGCCTATGAAGCATGAGTGGCTTATTATATTTTATCTATCAATATTCAATGTTATTTTGCACCATACATTCATTGCAGTAGGTTTGGAGAGGACTTCAGGTGTAAATGCAGCATTGATTCTAGGATTGATGCCATTGGTTACAGTAGTGATGGCACTGATCATACTAAGGCAACGAGTGACCGTTGTGCGTGTAATTGGTTTCATTCTTGGTTTCGTAGGGGTTGCAATTACGACGCTAACTGGAGCAGAAGGGCTAGCAGGTGTTTCATTGGGTGACTTGATTGTATTTCTAGGTGTTGTCGTACAGGGATTCAGCTTCGTTTTAATCAGCAAGTTGAAGCCAACCTTCGATCCAAGGTTGATTACGGGGTACTTATTGGTCTTTGGATCACTATTCATTTTTGGTTTAAGTATGATTTTAGGTTCAGAACTGAAAGAAATCAATCAATTGTTTGATTGGAAACTGGGATCTGTGTTCCTATTCAGTGCAATTTTAGCCACTGCTTTTGGTCATATGACATATAATTTCGCGATTAAGAAAGTCGGCCCTGCTGAATCGGCCATTTTCATCAATCTGAATACGTTGTTTGCGATTATTGGTGCTTCGGTGTTTTTGAATGAAGTAATCACAATTTATCATTTTGCAGGATTCGTAATGATTCTAAGTGGTGTATTTATCGGAACAGGTGCATTGGAACATTTGATTAGGCAGCGAAAGGCTAGCTAG
- a CDS encoding EAL domain-containing protein: MIKQLIEKGDFYHCYQPIYDLNNWKIIGYEALLRTNHDLETIEIFEQAEQIQLLNRLATSSFTRAAHTYSKSSNHEVYLFINIHPSTLTTKDFIEEITKLSTLSLKIVCEINETEQIENFSEFTNALDQLRRSGVLISLDNIGIGALDIKKLIECKAHFIKIDKFFLEGEHFDEKKYLFLNLLKHYCHIQGIKLIIEGISSPKRLALTKAWGIDYGQGYILGRPQHLNEPVRV; the protein is encoded by the coding sequence TTGATCAAACAACTGATCGAAAAAGGTGATTTCTATCACTGCTATCAACCCATATACGATTTAAATAACTGGAAAATCATCGGTTACGAGGCCCTTTTGCGAACAAACCATGACCTTGAAACTATTGAAATATTTGAACAAGCTGAACAAATCCAGTTATTAAACCGACTCGCAACCTCATCATTTACTCGAGCCGCCCACACTTATTCGAAGTCGAGTAATCATGAAGTCTATTTATTCATCAACATACACCCCTCTACTCTAACCACAAAAGACTTCATTGAAGAAATCACTAAATTATCAACCTTATCATTAAAAATAGTATGCGAAATTAATGAAACTGAACAAATCGAGAACTTCTCTGAATTCACAAATGCTCTTGATCAATTGAGGAGAAGCGGAGTGCTAATTTCATTAGATAACATTGGAATAGGAGCTCTTGATATAAAAAAATTGATTGAGTGTAAAGCTCACTTCATAAAAATAGATAAATTTTTCTTAGAGGGAGAGCATTTTGATGAGAAAAAATATTTATTTCTCAATCTACTGAAACATTACTGCCATATACAAGGCATCAAGCTGATCATAGAGGGCATAAGCAGTCCGAAAAGATTAGCACTCACAAAGGCATGGGGTATCGATTACGGGCAAGGCTACATATTAGGTAGACCACAGCATTTGAACGAACCTGTCAGAGTTTAA
- a CDS encoding DUF6438 domain-containing protein, with translation MFKKIKLSRTEGDGSGPTYDIEVFPDGRVHYNGGYGVEKMGEHQWTISEEKVKHLVELIEGFNFKNFEYETEMIFALDLPSCITEIIFEDGTEKKMDHYLGDTVKFDRKNHRMKLETFEKRIEEIVGTDKYVEIKPY, from the coding sequence TTGTTTAAAAAGATCAAATTATCAAGAACAGAGGGAGACGGATCAGGTCCAACATATGACATTGAGGTCTTTCCAGATGGGAGAGTTCACTACAATGGTGGGTACGGTGTTGAGAAGATGGGAGAGCATCAATGGACAATCAGCGAGGAAAAGGTCAAGCACTTAGTTGAATTGATTGAAGGATTCAACTTTAAAAACTTCGAATATGAGACTGAAATGATTTTCGCTTTAGATCTACCGAGTTGCATCACCGAGATTATCTTCGAGGATGGTACTGAGAAAAAAATGGATCATTACTTAGGCGATACCGTGAAATTCGACCGAAAAAATCATCGAATGAAACTTGAAACATTCGAAAAGAGAATCGAGGAAATTGTAGGAACAGATAAATATGTAGAAATTAAACCTTATTAG
- a CDS encoding M14 family metallopeptidase, with the protein MKDTEIYLKNTYEESRETFRGHLDKIKENWPEAELFAESIAEGSDYTIDTIYADATEENEQVIFFSTGLHGIEGYAGAAMVHLFVEEYMDKVDPETTGICFVHAINPWGMKNLRRVNENNVDLNRNCFYKPLDVPRDINVNYSEERNVFLPNGQLKDVKKEKQELYEQLSKGALDEGYSGLKSAKGMGQFEFEKGVYFGGNGDEPSTEFVKKMQRKLLESFRRVIHMDWHTALGPTNEITMLNSEVDSRSGEELSEKYGLENISKFSPEDVKGDSTNHFNELKREEFPDRYLVSALFEFGTFGTDKMAELREFTTIILENQLYWEGAEKEDDRQWVLKEFENMFYPDDEEWRESVLKEGRLGIEKILGEEKVI; encoded by the coding sequence ATGAAAGATACAGAAATATATTTGAAAAATACCTATGAAGAATCCCGGGAAACGTTCCGAGGACATTTAGATAAAATCAAAGAGAATTGGCCTGAAGCGGAACTTTTCGCCGAGTCTATCGCTGAGGGATCTGATTATACGATTGATACGATTTACGCGGATGCTACTGAGGAGAACGAGCAGGTCATATTTTTTTCAACAGGCTTACATGGCATTGAAGGTTATGCTGGAGCTGCGATGGTCCATCTTTTCGTAGAAGAATATATGGATAAAGTCGACCCCGAAACTACTGGGATTTGTTTCGTGCACGCGATTAATCCGTGGGGGATGAAGAATTTGCGTAGGGTTAATGAAAATAACGTTGATTTGAATAGGAACTGTTTCTACAAGCCTTTAGATGTTCCACGAGACATCAATGTGAATTATTCGGAAGAACGAAATGTCTTTTTGCCGAATGGTCAATTGAAGGATGTTAAAAAAGAAAAGCAGGAATTGTACGAACAGCTGAGCAAAGGTGCCCTTGATGAAGGTTATAGTGGATTAAAGAGTGCTAAGGGCATGGGCCAGTTCGAGTTCGAAAAAGGTGTGTATTTCGGTGGGAATGGTGATGAACCATCTACTGAATTCGTGAAAAAGATGCAGCGAAAGTTATTGGAATCATTCCGACGTGTGATCCATATGGACTGGCACACAGCTCTCGGGCCGACCAATGAAATTACGATGTTGAATTCTGAAGTCGATTCACGCAGTGGCGAAGAGTTGAGCGAGAAGTACGGATTAGAAAATATCAGTAAGTTCTCGCCTGAAGATGTAAAGGGTGATTCGACTAATCACTTCAATGAGTTGAAGCGGGAAGAGTTTCCGGACAGATATTTAGTTTCAGCATTATTCGAATTTGGCACATTCGGAACGGATAAAATGGCTGAATTGCGTGAGTTTACGACGATTATATTGGAGAATCAATTGTACTGGGAAGGTGCTGAAAAGGAAGATGATCGCCAGTGGGTTCTGAAGGAATTCGAGAATATGTTTTATCCTGATGATGAAGAATGGCGTGAGTCTGTATTGAAGGAAGGTCGCCTCGGGATCGAAAAAATATTAGGTGAAGAGAAGGTTATTTAA